The Nicotiana tomentosiformis chromosome 9, ASM39032v3, whole genome shotgun sequence genome contains the following window.
aaatattgcattgtgtgttggacatcatttgcacaagttgtatctcttcttttatacctaagaggtcaagacttttttgcctataaaagggaaggccattagttcattttagacacaccaacaagacttgtcttcaattcttgtttcttcctttcttcctttattaagagtgttttgtatgagagttaagtgttgggaagcacttgtgtgaaccctttctttggagtgatcttgtgaggttattctcttagggtatttgggattaattagagtgtttactctaattttgtactctatTTTGTActtttattgttatagtaaattactcatctccgcttgtggacgtaggtcactttgaccgaaccacgttaaatttgtgtcttctttaaatactttaattgtcgttgttatcaactttcattgtctttgttattgttattataccgttgtttggctatattccgtactacccgggttcccgatcctaacatatTGGTTTGTCTTGACACATGTCCAAGTTCCCGGCAAGATAATCTAGTCTAGAAAAGTAACGAAAAAGAAGAAAGTAAAAATGTTGTCAATCATTAAAACATGGCTTAGGAACTGTGTTTGAAATCAAATGGGTAGAACTACCCATACTAATTAAAAAAGTGAAATCCAATCATCATATTTTAATCTAAATAAACCAAAGTAAATGCAACACGTACCCCCACCAATCTTTTTAGTTGCAAAAAGGTGACATTTAGAGCTTTCTTTTGTGCTTAAACGCATGCCAAGCTCTTTCAATGAAAGACTAACACGTGTTAACCAAAAATTAACcactaattaaaaataattaatttcttgTTTAGTCATTAAAATTGTTACTGAAAGGCAATTTCATTTCCACTATCATATCCACATGTTAGATTCAAATTGGTATATATTAATTTCGACAAGCTATACCCTACCCCACCTCATTCACagtgaaaatttattttttcttgatTAATTAGTCAATTGTTATGTTTATTTAAGTTTAATTTAAAGCTAATGAAGTGACTCCATAAACTTAAGTGTTTCCTTTGTTTTGATAGCTTCAGCAGGAATGCTAAGGATTTGAGTGCAGAATAGACAAGAGGTTCTTCATTTTTGTTCCATTTGTAAGTTTCTTGTTTCCATTTATAGTTACGTACTATATGTCATACTTCTTTGAAGGTGTTAGTATAAGTTAACAAAATTACCTTTTTAAAGTCATTTTCTCCTCCTTTCCCCTATATTTCATGCTATCTGTATAGTATTAGGGCTATTTCATATGATAATAAAACTGCTAGCTACTAGCTAGGCTAGAAGCTTTCTTATTATGCTTATTTTTTTTCCCTTCCGAATTGGAGGTATAGTTGGAATTTTTTTTCGTTTTTACATAAGTAGCAGAGAATTAGACAATTTTCAATTgaataaaacaacaaaaaaagGTTACTGTATTAAAGTTCAAACTCGTGATAATGTGATTATCTGCGTACAAGGACAGCTTGACAGGGTTGGAAGCAAAAAGAGTGAGAGATACTATATGAGTATAAAATTACGATACGTAAGAAGAGTCATAATTTAGATCAAATGTTGAATCGTACTTACTTCTTTGACTTTATTATGTTTCCTTGAGTTCAAAACTAAGCATAGGGGATTTTGGTGAGAATAAAATAAGGTTAGAAAGGACGTAAAACTTAATTTTAATAGAGACTACGATTATTCTTCAAACATTAATTATTACTATTTCATTTGCTAAACAAATGATCATTATAATGTCTTTAACATGCTTATTACTTGAAAAGACGAAGTGTTTTATGATAAAACATCTTATCATAATGATTGTAACGACGTGATTCATTAACATATACGAgcaaaaaaaaatttattaaaaatattaatagcgattatatatatatttttttataaaggAAAACCATTTCCTTTAAAGTGGTTATGAAAGATAAAATTAATATTGACCCATCGGTACTTTACCTAAATACCTGTTTGACTCGcacaaaagaaaataattttttagtcTTAGAATATTTGTGTAGGTTCTCCTCACGACATCAAGTCTAGAAGTTTTTCAAGATGGGTGAAATATTACTTAAAAAGTCACCGataatttgaaggatttttatagAATTTTTAAAACCTACTGGAGACTTGCAAAATCGAACAATTCCCGTTTTGAAGCATCGTCAAGAGAGAATGGATTATTCAATTGTCCGCTGCTCATATGTTTTCTACGGGGCAACATGCATCGGCTACTATagtagaaatgacaccaggtagCCACTCTAAAGGGTTACTATTTAGAATTAGTCAGTGtgtcctgaattttagttttttagtatAATATTTTGGGACAAAAGTTGTCCTGAATTGTCCAAATGTTAAGATTTTTAATTCAAACTTTTAGGACAAAATAAATACAGGCTAATCCCCAAATAAAAGCTCTAACAGGGACTATTTTCGCATTTCCCCCGCTGCTATATGTAAGGCCCATAATGCATATTGCGTTGTTATGCTTTTGGAATTTTAAGAGCCCACTCCTCCTTTGGTCTATTATGGGCCTTGGAGAGTGGAAATGACACCAGGTAGCCATTTTTAAGcatgttatttaaaatatatccacaGTTTACAATATATGTAAAAATTAGGTAATTTCGCTCAAACTTCAGGACACGGCATCCTAGAGTTTAAACcttaaagttcaaacttcaggacatcgtgtcctaaagTTCAAAAATTGTGTCAAGAAGTTCGAAtcttatgtcctaaattttaaattagtagtttagaaattcaggacacttaagtcttgaatttcaaattagcagctcaaaaattcGAGTGTCCTGAATTTTCAAATACAGGATACTTAGTTTTGAAGTTTAGGTGAATTGACTAATTTTTTAATACATTATAAATtattgatatattttaaatagcgggCTTAAAAGTGACTATTGATGCACTTCACCCCTTGCAATAGTAGCTAATACATTTGGATTTGGGACCTCATTATGGGTGGATCTAGGGAAAAAATCGCGAATAGCCATTTCTCAGTTATTGTAATTTAAAAATAGCTATTGTCCTAAGTTAAATATGACAAGTGAAATTTCAGGATAATGATTATTTTTTACTTGTGGAAATTTAAAACTTCAAGACATAGCTATTTTTCAGAGACATAACCGAAAAGTGGTTACCAGACGCTATTTCTATGTGAATTCCCACTTTGTTAGAAGGCGAATGCTTATAGCAGACAGTGCAGTGATCGAAAAGTCATAATTTAATTCACAATGTCACATGTTTGATTCGATTGTCTCTGCTATTTAAATCTCATTTCCTGTTAGCAGTGTATATGGAACGTATGTTTGCATAATGGGAAGCATATATGAGAGACATATACAAAGCAAGAGACTATTTCTAATAAATACTcgacaagaaaaataaaaaagaaacaacAGAATCAAACAAGAGACAATATACTATATTTTTCCACTCATAACTGTACATTATTTATCTAATTAAGATGCATGCTTAATGACGGATGAAAAAACGGGCACAAGTTCATGCAAGTTCTCATTAGAGACAAAGAGATGAGAAGGAAGACAAAATGAAAACCTAGCAAGAAAAAGATCCATGCACTTTTCACTACTGCAAGACATTAACAAGGCAATCTCAAAACAAATTTCTCTAGGCGTGACAAACATAAGTGGGGTGCATTATCATGATATATCAACCTAAGGCCACTATCTTCCCTTCTAAATCTTTTTTGGAAATTTCGTTTTTTTATTTTAAGTAATTGCATTTTTTCCATGAAACGAACAATGACACTATAGGATAATTTTTTACTTgcatcactctacacaagtcaaAGCTTACATTGATCATCAAGATCATCCCACCATCCAATCCAATGCAATTACATAACTCATGCATATCAATATTCTACttcatttttaattaaaaaaatttcaaCTAAACTCTagcaaaataaaaataagataatagaaaatacaaaagaaaaaaaaaaggtctCCTACTCCCTCTCTTTACTCTTTCAAAACCTCTTCCAACATATCTACCATCACCGATGGTTGCACCACCAGTTCACCACCTTCCTACCACCATCACCACCGCTGCCATTCCCACCACCGCCTACTTCCGACAAGACGTAAAAGTCTGAAACACCACACTTCCGACTGCCGGAAAATCATCCATTGTGCAGCTCCGGCATTTCATTCCTAGTGGCTCCACAGCTTTAACAATCCTCGTCCAAACCTCGTTGCCTGTCGACGTAGTCGAAATCGACATAGTCCCCGGACGGAAAACTTGcacaactttcttcaaaatatTCATAATATCATTCGGATCATCATAAATTGatccaacacactcataactcgcaTAACTAAAACCATCTTCAGGTGTAACATGAATAGTAGAATAACGATCACCATCAATTCCATTCATTGAATAACCACAAGGATCAAACACAAAATCACAAATCAAAGCATTAGGATTAATATCACTAATACCCGTTATCTCAGTCATCTCATTTGCAGCCATAGTTGGATGTTTAAAGAATTTCCTAGCAAGTACTCGGTCAAGTTCTGTCATGCAAATTTCTATAGTGAAAAGTTCATTTGGGATAATGCTAATTTCAAAAGGGTCATAAAATTTGTCACAAGCAGTGAAAACATGCCAAGAATGAGAAATGAATTTTGAAGGCATAACAGAGGCTTTTTTGTAGCAAAGATGAATAGGTAATTGTTCTTGTAAATAAAAGATTTCATCTTTGAAATTTGTGTGAGGGAAAGGTTGAGCTTTTGGGAAGATAAAATTGCCTCTTGTGTACCTACACTCACTTATGACAAATCCCATTTCACATGAGAATTGGATTAAAGGAAGAATAGATTTTAGTAGTTGTGTGGTGCCACATGTTTTGATAATAATCTTGGTAGGGTAAACAAAAAGGCTTGATTCTGATAGTACGTAAGAATCAAAATATTGGTTTCCAACAGCTGACACTACAGTGCATTGAACTGCATTTAATACTTCCTCTATTGACTCAAAGTCCAGCTGCCGGAGACCGCTCATTCCGATCACCGGATCGTCACCGGAGAAGTGTAACTCCAGTCTtttttcaaatccttcaaatccAGAAACAGCCATTGATGATCAAACTTTGAAATTGAAAGGTGTttgataaaaaacaaaaaaaaaacagagaGAGAAGTGGAGGTGGGAAGAGTGGAACAGGGAAGTGAGTATATATAGGGGAATAAGATGGGGGAGGGGGGGTCCTAAGGTGGGGGAGAAAGGGGGCATGCTGGGGTGAGGCAACAAAGAATAATAATTGTAGGCATAATGAATACAAGATGatggtatgaaattgttttgtttGTGTgtttgtgagagagagagagagatctttCTTTTCTTGAGACAACAACATGAATCCAAATTCATTTCCATGCGCAATTCTTGTTTTTTTCCTTTCTCCCCTCATTTGTTGTCTATATTTTGAGTACTATTCACTCTATTTCCTGCACTCAAACCTTGAAAACAACCTATTATAATTGTCCCAAGGGTTAGCTAAATGGTCAACATTCAAGAGATTACAATCGGAAATGTCATCTAATTCAATTATCTCTTGACTAAGGCTAATCAATTAAGCCTGTCATACTTTCTTATTAACTAGTCCCATGTTAAAAATAAAACCATTGTAATTGGTGTTCCTATGGTTTGTTCTCATTTTTTCTCCTTGAGAgtcaaatatataaatataaatggCTTATTTGATGTATTAATTTTACTTCAAACAAAGGAGTGTTTTGTTCAgtacgaaaataataaaataacaatatatatgtacatatatattttataaacaAAGTAAACATTAGTTTGGGATTAAAGTAGAGTCTTCACAATCTCAAATCTAAACTCATGTACTAACTAAATAGTGATATATGTGGACATCTTTTACTTGAAATTCTGCATATGATACTAACTAGTAGTTTGAAATATGTATACATCATGATGATTTCATTGAAATGGTTAGGATAAATTTGGGTACATGTTTCATATGTTAGTAATAAGCGTGTAGTATATAGGTTGAAAATATGAGAGACCAACGTACCCTAGAAAATCACATGGCGGCTTAGTAAAACAGAGACACAATTATAAACAAGATGCTTGAATGCATGACATCAATTATTAGAGTTTGCTACGAGGAGGCATGCAAGCTTTGTCTAATCTATATCTCTTCCCTTATATAGATATTCTCAAGTGGACACACTAAGCTAAAACACTTTGAAAATGATTtatacaacaataaaaataattatgcGTCAATCCCAAATAAGTTGAGATCGATTAAAGATCTACAGATCAGTCCATCTTTTTCTTTCACCGAGGTAAAATTGTGCTTTAACACATCCGTTTTCTTGCCGAATGATgtgaaattttagatttttttctGCCTGTAATTGCACATGAAttgcaaaaaataataatatatttctaGGAAAATCAGCATTTTTTATTTTTCGGAAATATATAAAATGTTCGAAAAGAATTAGAGATTATTTTTGCAAGCCCTGGCAAGGCGCTACTCTGTTTTTGACAAACATGGCTATGAGGAAACTGGAGGGGCATGAGACTAAATTCAACTGGTTGAAAAGGACACCAttatcttttcaaaataaagtttaATAGACGTGCCCAAATATAATCAATTGTGTATTTCTAATATGCATAATAAAACAGTAAGTATCAGGCGTGGCaactaaatataattataatattCAATACATTAGGATGGGGTCCGTAGATGAAAATATAAGCCAATTGACATCATATTTTATGCTTCATACAAtgtattatcatcatcatttctTTTCTAATATAGTATTCAAACTATCCAAATTATTTCATTACAACGAAAAAGATACGTTAAATAATTTGCCAACTAGCTAGCCAAATTTAATAATATGACACAAAGTAAATTGACCTAAGATACAAATTAATAAGGGGGTTTAGTTTTTAGTTTGACCAATTCATATATGAACCATACATCGTGGaaattttttgtttgttttttcacttttttcagTACTTGGAGAAACAACAATCAAGAAGATGTTTTCGGTTTAACATGTATACTGACACTATAATTAAAAAATTAGATTATTAAGTCGCTTTTTCTAATTGTATTAAGTTAATTATTTACGACATTTTAATTGTAGGTTACCAATCTATGATTGGTGCTTAAGTTTAACTATAACTGGCTCTTAAAGAATTGGATAGCAAACAATATTTTTTACCCAGTCAATAACTATTAGTCATACTCAAGACGAATAGACTAACAAAAGGAGGAAAAATTGAACCAAACCTTGTCAAGAGAATGAGATTAGTTAGACAGAGTCTATGTATTTGCATGATAACGTCAAGCGTGGAAGTTGTCTGTGTTTCTAAAGTCATACAACAAGGTGAAACTAAGTTAATAATTTGTTCCAATTCGAGAAAGATTGTGAAGATTATTACACTGCTTTAGGAAGGTAATGTAGTATCTACTCATCATAAAtagcaaaaacaaaaaaaaaaaatctgttCTCCCCTTAGCTTTTAAGTTACTTTAGGTGTTTCACCTTACAAGACTTATACCTCAATCATAGTAAAGAGTAAGTACGTAGTATtaatatatgtataaatatgTGTTTGTGTGAGTGTCAAAATTAGAGGGTAGAAAAGAGTAGAGAGAAGAGTTAAGGGGAAGGATTGGGAGTAGAAAAAGATAATGATGGTAAGTGGTGAGTTTTACATAATCAAGAAAGGTATAGATACTATTGAAGGTTTTAAGAGAGGATAGAAATGATTTTGAGAAGTGTATGCTTCATGAACAATATTCTTATGGGTGGATGGCACACTCAAATTATGACCACAAATATCCCTTCCTCTTTGTGCTGCACGCTAACCACCAACCCACCCCCTTTTCCTCTTGTAGATGTATACCTATCACCCTCACACACACATATAAATTGATCTACTTTCCACATACACCTACCTGCAACAAATTAAGTTGGAACGATATATGCCTGTATACAATGGCAGAGACAAGATTTTTGCTAAAggttcaaaaaaagaaaaaaagttaaaaaagaatATTAGTAGTTGGAATTGAACCAATGATCACTTAGCTATGcttttgaacccccttgaccacTAAGCTATGTTTTTTGGTTGTTTCAAGGGGATTCAAAACATAATGTATAGAGGTAAAAAGCAGATTTTACCTTATATATACAGTATAAATTTTCGGCGAAAATGGTTCGGGTGAACCCCCTTCCGCCCCTCCCCCTAAATCCGTCTCTGCCTATATAAATGTACCAACAATTCTTCCAACTCATCATCGAACGATGTGGTGAAATAATAAATATTTCTTTATTCTTAATCAGAGCTCATGCGCGAGCTTAAATACTACTTCGATAAAATGAGAGCAACTCTAATTCGGATTAATCGAACCAATAAATTTCTGACACTGAACACTTGAAGCattgaaaaaataataaaagttcaTCCAATTCAAATACAAGAAAAAGAGGGAAAGGTGGAATTCGTATATTGAACCAAATCCAAATCTTTCTTGGAATGTCTCAAAAACCAAATTCTAAGAAAATCCTAACTTTTACATGAAAATGTGCAAGTCAACCAAAGTCCCCCTCTTGAGGGTAGAGGGATTGAGTtcggggtggggtggggggatgGAAGGAAGGGGGATGGGTTGAATTTGGACAACCATGAATCTAGAAATGGACAAAAACCAATAAACTACAAAAGAGATCTAGAGAATAGAAAGACACCAAAACCTGTCTTTTGATGGACCCAAATCTTGAGTTTGTATCCTTTTAGTGAACCCTTTTTATTATATCACATTTTTGTATTACACACTAAAATGATATCTACCAAAGCCACGATTAGGACCTACTCCAAGAATTGTGTTATTACCCCCACATAAACTTACATCATCTAAGTACTTGTCCTACCTCCAAGACACCAAAGGACCCCACTTAAAGGCAACTCTCCAAACTTTCTTGAATGCCACCTTAGCAAAATGGAAACAAAAGAGTCCCCACTTGGGACCATAGGGTTAATGGATAGGGAGACAATTATATGAGTTGGGAGAGGGTTACAAGTGACTTTAGCCGCCAGACATGCTTGCACGCGCAAATTTCCACATCCATGTAAAACTTATGTATGTGTTCGATCATCTAGTGGAGTGGTGAGTTTGGGTGTCTGGTTTTTTACATCTATGTTATGTAGTATATATTCGATATATACAAGACATATACATACCGACATAAGCACTTTTATGGACGTAAATGGATGTAGTGTACATTCTAACTTGTTTAGATTAGACACACTTAGTGTATTTGTGCTGGTGATAAAAGGTGATATATAGAATCAATGGTATAGTCGAAATGCGTACAAATTAACTCGCTACTATTAAAATTTATGGTAAAATAATAAGTATTCCTtcattcttaatcaaaagtctcACGTTTGAGCCCTAAATATGTAATCGTCTTTGATAGAAAACGTTTTATGTCTTTGGTAGAAAACGTTTTATCTCCCAAAATGAGCCTAAAACGAGTGCCCGAGCATCATGTGGGAAATAAAAAACCTCGCCACCAATATTATAAGAAATTGATATGTGAGCATTTTGTGAGTGCAACTGTTTCATGCGCATAATTTTTGTGCATGAGTGGTGCCCACCACTCCTTTGGTTGGAGGATAGCTAGCTAGGAGTTTGGATTTGCCATGGTTAAACAAGATTAGTTCATAGATCACTTTCAATCTTAATCTCCAAAGTCCTACCCCTAATCCCCTCTCTTTTCTCGATTTTCAAATTTAATAATGCACTTACCTCTAATAGTAACACCACCAACTAAGGTCATAACTTTTAAGATTAGGAGGACTTATGTTTAATTTTTTTCCCTCGCTTGTTTGATCAAAGAATCTAATTAGTCCTAATCTAGCTATCATTTATATTCTACTATGCGAACATATAGTTTTGACCTTTTTTGTGAAAGATTGCTATATTATCATTTATCAAAGTCTTCGCATTAGAAAACTCGTCTACCCTCTATAATTTCTTGTATGCAAACATCACTGACGGGGAAAGCATAAGAAATTCCATCCTTTGTCTCTCGACCTTTATGTAAGATTAAAATTTTGCACGCGTTACATTTTGATTTACttgatatattattattattattgttacatTTTACTTGAATAATTGttaattatttataattattattGCTTATAAACAAATAGCTTTATCTAATAGTTAACACCCAAAATAAAAAAATCTTCACCTCTAGAAAAAAGGAATAGAGGGTTCGGaggaagagaaagagaaagagaaagagaacgAGATAAGAAGATAGAGTCTATTACATTAAAAAATATATACGTATAAAGTTAATTAATTTTATGCAATAGTAGAATGTCACTTGATGCATAGTCTTTTTTTCGGGTTTTCTATCCGGTATCTGGCATCCCGTTGATCTTCGACTATTCGGATCCTACCCGCATAAAGTTTATTAAAAGAAAAAACGTTTTTTACTAGGATTTTTTTTATATTCCCAAGACTCAAGCCCGAAACCTCTATTTATAAATTAACGGATTCTATCCATCCTACCGTAATCCTTATAAGCAGTGATGCATAATATAATCTAACAGATCGATAAGTTAGGCAGGGGTCTTGGGGAAGTTAAATAAACGAGCATGCATACCATGCTAGACTTTTATAGGGAACCAAATGCAAATTTTTAGGGTTTGAACTTTGAAGTTATGACAACTTTGCAGATTATTAATAGATACGTTACTTTTATGACAATACATATGATTGTTAGAAGCCAGAAGGTGGAAGATTTACTTGAAGCAAGCAAAGACATGTTAGGACTTTCAAGTGCTTTTAATATTTATTGATTATTATATATTGTTTACAAATGATATTTACCAGTTTCTATTTAATTTATTGTTATTCtaaaaataatactttatttgAAACAAATGTTTGTTTTTCTCTACAATCACATGACTATTCATCAATGTACGTATATTCTCCTCGAGCCCTGCCACAAGCTGAAGCAAATCTCTCGATGTTTGGTGCAAACTTACACGCCAAATCATTTTCTCGTGCCTTTATTATTAAttcttcttttcatttttgtgtatttatttatttttataattcaGATAGAAGAAAACTTAAAGAGAAATAATGTCTTTCTTCCTTCTGGATTTTGATACGAATCTGTGAATCATCATTTGTGTCCTCTTGAGTTTCTGAATTTGTAACTTGAATGCTGCTGCGTCTTAAACTTTTGTTTGGCTAATTAGGAACCAATGTTTCCTTTCTCATGATCCTTCATTCTTTATGCCATTTTATCTCATTTTGCTTCAATTTTTAGCCAAATTTAGCACTTCACTCTTATTTCACGTTAAGATATTTAATAGTGAGGTTATTCCCACTCTTCCATTATCAATGACATACAAAAGAGATCGaaatttcttctcttttttactAGCTTTGTGTTTCGATAAATTCAGATTCGCATAAAAAAATCCCATTTTGGGATCACTCTCTATCACAACTTCCTCGGGACTCAAACTTGAAATATCTTACTTAAAATGAATGGCTATTTATGATCACCACAACCTTTAGTGCGGTGGATCGTATTTTCTTGGTTTCTTTCTAGTACATGCAAGTTACTAAATTTTCTTATATGGTATTGGAATTAAATGTTACTATAGTTTTCGGATTTACTgccattttctttcttttaatcAATGTGGATGACTGATGGTTAATAAAACTAAAACAAGTTTATTAAGATAGCAATCGTAAATTTGACCTCCAATtgtataattaataaatataagaTGATTTGTGATTAATGTTCCTCTTAACTTGATGCATGCGGCTATATGATAAATTTATGAATTTAAGTTTAATGCAATACTTCACCGGTTTTATTTAAAGCACTACTAAAAAACAACTGATTTGCGACTGAAAATTTCTGACCGGAAAAATTAGTCGGAAATTTCCGACTGATTCGGtcgaaattttcaaaaataatatttgttatatatattttttttaattctttcgaCTATTTTTCCGACAACATTGGTCGCAACGTTATGCGCAAAAATCCGGGATAAAAAATTACGACGGATTTAGTCGGAAACTTAAAGTCAAACAATTTTATTTGACCATTTGCGCCCGCTTCGGTCGCAAATTCTTTTAAACTTTggtcaaattatttttttaatgttGCGACTGAAACGGTCGCTAGTTTTGTGACGGAATCAGTCACGGATCCTTTTTAAAATCCCAGTCCTGCCCCCAtttctttcttctctcttcttcctCCATTGAGAGCCCCAACCCGGTGCTCGCCGGAAAAGGTATGTGACTTCTTCCTCTCTTCTTCACCAACCCTCCTTTTCGTTAAACCCATCCCCTATATTCGCCACTTCCCTCACCCCTTCATTTTACCCACCCCCGCCCCCCACCCCCACTGTCGTCTTGATTGttatctccccccccccccccctgtcCCATCTTGTTATAGAAGAATATAATATTTTAGAATTTATTTAGGAATCTAAATTTTTTGTTGAAAGATGTCTAAGTATTGTATCAATAGGTACAAATTTCATACAGAAGAATGGTCTAAgggtaagaaaataaataatagtggtgtgtgtgtgtgaaagCCGATgtggatattgattattatggtgtgcttCAAGAGATCATAGAACTTGAGTATAAAGTGGGTTGGTCGAAGAAAAAAATGGTACTATTTCGGTGAAAGTAGTATGATCCAACACTAAATAGAGGTACGAAAGTGCATCCACAATACAAAATTATTGAAATAAAGCACACATGGAGGTATAGACTATATGACCCATTTATTATTGCATAAAATGTGAAACAAGTGTATTATGTACCGTATCCTTTGTGCAAGAATAAGTCTGCATGGCGGGTAGTATAAAATCTAAGACAGTGGGTAGAGTTGAAGTCGAGGATGCATTGGATGTAGCGTACCAAAATGATATTTCAAGTGTTGAAACAGTAGTGGATAATGAATTAGCAGATGGATTGCAGGATAGCAAAGATCTATACGAAGAATTCGATCCTTCGGTCctaagatcaattttaactgaGCATGGTGAGGGAACATCAATAGAAAATTAGGACGAAGATTCAATTGATGATCATGAAACAAACGAGGATGAAGAATTATATGTTAAAAATGAAACAAGCGATGAAGAATCATATGAtgaagaaaatgaaaatgaaacgAGTGATGAGTATTAAGCTATTTATGTGTTTTATGACTTATATAGTATTTATATGTTATGATGTGCTTCATCGTAATATGTAATaaaattactttatattattaaTGACATCTTCATTTTTTATGTTTATATTGTTATATTTATCATGTATACTTTATGTTTATATTTGTTATGTTAAATTTTTTTACatgtaaatattttatattcattaCATAGATGGATTCTCGctgtaaagaaataaaaaagtcTAAGAAGAAAAAATACATTTTACCTAGACCAACTTAGCTTCCTCCACCTACACCAAATATGGGCCCTCCTCCTATGCCTCCTCGTCCTCCCATGCCAGCTTCACGGTCATCTGACTTTTTCAAAGTCCTTCCCCCGTCTAGCTCGCTTCAGTATTACTACATGCCTTCTCAAGGTGGCTCAGCTTCGACCACCA
Protein-coding sequences here:
- the LOC104097743 gene encoding S-adenosylmethionine decarboxylase proenzyme 4-like, whose translation is MAVSGFEGFEKRLELHFSGDDPVIGMSGLRQLDFESIEEVLNAVQCTVVSAVGNQYFDSYVLSESSLFVYPTKIIIKTCGTTQLLKSILPLIQFSCEMGFVISECRYTRGNFIFPKAQPFPHTNFKDEIFYLQEQLPIHLCYKKASVMPSKFISHSWHVFTACDKFYDPFEISIIPNELFTIEICMTELDRVLARKFFKHPTMAANEMTEITGISDINPNALICDFVFDPCGYSMNGIDGDRYSTIHVTPEDGFSYASYECVGSIYDDPNDIMNILKKVVQVFRPGTMSISTTSTGNEVWTRIVKAVEPLGMKCRSCTMDDFPAVGSVVFQTFTSCRK